In Stomatohabitans albus, one genomic interval encodes:
- a CDS encoding AraC family transcriptional regulator — protein sequence MAGMTEWVGPIPGTTLWRVTGGDQQHLVLPDAAMDLVISGNKIIFAGPDTQASLVSTQPGQVTWGLRFAPGMAHQMLGLPVCELQNERVALSELVELPMSVQEVAIHNPVLALKCSGTSLWRQCLASPTDIGLAHAIDHAARRGIRVKDLAEMQGLSTRTLQRICNRVFGYGPKTLVAIHQLNRAIGYGCKGIEPALVAVAAGYADQSHLIRSTQQLTGMTFNTLIKYRTAI from the coding sequence ATGGCTGGGATGACAGAATGGGTTGGTCCAATCCCTGGGACAACCCTTTGGCGGGTTACCGGAGGGGATCAGCAACATCTGGTCCTTCCCGATGCTGCTATGGATTTGGTTATTTCGGGAAATAAGATCATCTTTGCTGGTCCAGATACGCAGGCTTCGTTGGTTTCTACCCAACCCGGCCAGGTCACTTGGGGGCTTCGGTTTGCCCCTGGTATGGCCCATCAGATGCTTGGCTTACCCGTTTGTGAACTTCAGAATGAACGAGTAGCGCTAAGCGAGTTGGTAGAGCTACCAATGTCGGTTCAAGAAGTTGCTATACATAATCCGGTCTTGGCACTAAAATGCAGTGGCACTTCGCTGTGGCGGCAATGCTTAGCTTCGCCAACGGACATCGGTCTCGCCCATGCGATTGATCATGCTGCTCGTCGTGGGATACGGGTAAAGGATCTCGCGGAGATGCAGGGATTATCCACGAGGACGTTGCAACGGATTTGTAATCGTGTTTTTGGGTACGGACCGAAAACACTTGTCGCTATTCACCAACTTAATCGGGCCATTGGATACGGCTGCAAGGGGATAGAGCCAGCATTGGTAGCGGTGGCCGCAGGGTATGCCGATCAGTCACATCTCATCCGATCAACACAACAGTTGACGGGAATGACGTTTAATACGCTAATAAAATATCGAACAGCTATATAG
- a CDS encoding nuclear transport factor 2 family protein — translation MHKPEHPEADHPVISGHIDALNRGDLQQILETFTHDAEFTSPAGKATGTGELADLLGPTLVGPRARMQVLSIRPISSADGDRVVAHVRRIVRLADGDQVIANHEVDLVLTFTLDGELISRCHTELLDPGR, via the coding sequence GTGCATAAACCTGAACACCCCGAAGCAGACCATCCCGTAATCAGCGGGCATATTGATGCCCTCAATCGTGGTGATTTACAACAGATCCTTGAAACGTTTACACATGATGCTGAGTTTACGAGCCCAGCCGGAAAAGCCACAGGAACGGGAGAGTTAGCTGACCTTCTCGGCCCAACACTAGTCGGTCCACGGGCACGGATGCAGGTGTTGAGTATCCGTCCGATCAGTTCTGCTGATGGTGACCGTGTGGTTGCCCATGTTCGGCGGATTGTCCGTCTAGCTGATGGTGACCAGGTGATTGCAAACCATGAGGTTGACCTTGTACTCACATTCACCCTTGATGGTGAGTTGATTAGCCGCTGCCATACCGAGCTGTTAGATCCTGGCCGCTAG
- a CDS encoding 5-(carboxyamino)imidazole ribonucleotide synthase, translated as MQTSYVRKEGDMLKLPTDRPVRVGIVGGGQLARMMVLDAARLGLDLTVLAAERDEGSRGVIAVRDGDPNDPQDLQDLADSTDALTLDHELVPLEYWRAIESQGQVLHPGAETLQYTNKIVQRTAFAQAGLPVPPFSVVHTAKEIDGFASEHGWPLILKSPLGGYDGHGIMQVRSMDEANVMLEAAAGQPLLAEPHLPLRDEIAVLVCTSASGERVVYDPVRTIQENGMCAAVHVGEGVLDPAVASEASKIAQRTADLVGSVGILAVEFFVTKDGLTINEIAPRPHNSGHHTIDSCQTSQFENHLRAVVGWPLGSPAMTCKAAAMVNVIGTQAGDPTTRVGRALTTQAKVHVYDKTWRPGRKLGHVTAVANDIDTAEARAERAAQLLMYG; from the coding sequence GTGCAAACTAGCTACGTGCGTAAAGAAGGTGACATGTTGAAGCTGCCAACTGACCGGCCGGTCAGGGTGGGCATTGTTGGTGGTGGCCAGCTCGCGCGCATGATGGTGTTAGATGCGGCGCGCTTGGGGCTGGACTTAACTGTGTTAGCTGCTGAACGAGATGAAGGTAGCCGTGGTGTTATTGCGGTTCGTGATGGGGACCCGAATGACCCTCAAGACCTTCAGGACTTGGCAGATTCGACAGACGCCTTGACCTTAGACCATGAACTGGTACCCCTCGAGTATTGGCGGGCGATCGAATCCCAAGGCCAGGTTCTCCACCCAGGTGCTGAAACGTTGCAGTACACCAACAAGATTGTTCAGCGCACCGCCTTTGCTCAGGCCGGTTTGCCAGTTCCCCCATTTTCAGTGGTACATACAGCGAAAGAAATAGATGGTTTCGCCTCTGAACACGGGTGGCCACTGATCCTCAAATCTCCGCTCGGTGGCTATGACGGGCACGGCATTATGCAAGTCCGTTCGATGGATGAAGCCAACGTGATGTTAGAGGCGGCGGCAGGGCAGCCCCTCCTGGCTGAACCACATTTACCCTTGCGCGATGAAATAGCGGTATTGGTATGCACCAGCGCCAGTGGTGAGCGCGTTGTCTATGATCCAGTGCGCACCATTCAGGAGAACGGTATGTGCGCTGCCGTTCACGTTGGTGAAGGTGTTCTTGACCCTGCCGTTGCGTCAGAAGCAAGCAAAATCGCCCAGCGAACCGCTGACCTCGTTGGTTCGGTTGGCATTTTGGCAGTCGAGTTCTTTGTCACCAAGGATGGCCTCACCATCAACGAAATCGCTCCTCGTCCGCATAACAGTGGCCACCACACGATAGATAGCTGTCAAACAAGCCAATTTGAAAACCATCTACGAGCTGTAGTGGGGTGGCCCTTAGGGTCCCCGGCAATGACGTGTAAAGCAGCGGCGATGGTCAATGTGATTGGTACGCAAGCCGGTGATCCCACCACACGCGTTGGCCGTGCATTAACCACCCAGGCAAAGGTCCACGTGTATGACAAGACCTGGCGCCCTGGACGCAAACTTGGACACGTAACTGCGGTAGCCAATGACATTGACACCGCAGAGGCTCGTGCTGAACGGGCTGCACAGCTACTGATGTACGGGTAG
- the purL gene encoding phosphoribosylformylglycinamidine synthase subunit PurL translates to MFELNFPPVADGFVPAPAEDPLEAARALGLKDDEYASIVDTLGRVPSSAELGAYSVMWSEHCSYKSSKVHLKNLPSSGDRILVGPGENAGVVDVGGDWAVTFKIESHNHPSYVEPFQGAATGVGGIIRDILTMGARPIALMNPLRFGDPDTSTTQWVKDGVVHGISHYGNCVGIPNVGGEVVYDPSYQGNPLVNVFCAGLLKKDRIQLARAEQVGDIAILIGQRTGRDGIGGASILASEEFDEGGIDETKRPNVQVGDPFAAKGVIEACLELYDADLLSGIQDMGAAGIVCSTSEMASAARMGMDVNLDLVNLREPDMEAWEIICSESQERMLALVKPERVETVIATCAKWGVDAVPIGKVVEGDRLRFWRNGVLEHDVPAASLAADGPVYHRPIEAWTHPNADIDVDADARTQSAELDTAAITAMAERVLASPNITVPSEVIEQYDAIVGHGTIAGPGGDAAVLRLQPNHVRGVAFSTDGNGRLCALDPLVGIRRVVAESTRNVACVGAEPVAATNCLNFGSPERPEIMGQFQDTITGLEEACVALGTPITGGNVSFYNQTGDAAIHPTPVMGIMGIIDDVHNARPSFAPESGISVVLIGDLRPADQALAGSEWDWVVNGRIAGRPADVDLDREIALQRLLRSSTAMLSAHDVSTGGLVTSLVEILRAQDPQRVANPRAALGLDVTVDVADEDRLAFWFGEAPTQVVVTTRDLDALTADVETAGLDLLVLGTTSESSRLVGPGLDLAL, encoded by the coding sequence GTGTTTGAACTTAATTTTCCACCCGTGGCTGACGGTTTTGTTCCCGCTCCTGCTGAAGACCCCTTAGAAGCAGCTCGCGCACTCGGACTCAAAGACGATGAGTATGCGTCCATCGTGGACACCCTTGGACGGGTGCCGTCCAGTGCTGAACTTGGTGCCTATTCGGTGATGTGGTCTGAGCACTGTTCGTATAAAAGCTCAAAGGTGCATTTAAAAAACCTTCCGTCTAGTGGGGACCGCATTCTTGTTGGACCGGGTGAAAACGCCGGTGTGGTTGACGTTGGTGGTGACTGGGCGGTTACGTTCAAAATTGAAAGCCATAATCACCCCTCTTATGTGGAACCCTTCCAGGGAGCCGCAACGGGGGTGGGCGGGATTATCCGCGATATTTTGACGATGGGGGCGCGGCCTATTGCGCTGATGAACCCACTGCGCTTTGGTGACCCTGATACCTCCACCACCCAGTGGGTAAAAGATGGGGTGGTACATGGGATCAGCCATTATGGGAACTGTGTTGGTATTCCCAATGTGGGCGGTGAAGTGGTGTATGACCCGTCGTATCAGGGCAATCCGTTGGTTAACGTATTCTGTGCTGGGCTGTTAAAGAAGGACCGTATTCAGCTTGCCCGCGCCGAACAGGTTGGTGACATCGCGATATTGATTGGGCAACGCACCGGACGAGACGGAATCGGTGGCGCCTCAATTTTGGCTAGTGAAGAGTTTGATGAGGGTGGCATCGACGAAACGAAACGTCCTAATGTGCAAGTGGGCGACCCATTTGCGGCCAAAGGTGTGATTGAGGCTTGCCTTGAGCTTTATGACGCAGATTTGTTGAGTGGTATCCAAGACATGGGTGCTGCGGGCATCGTATGCTCAACCTCTGAGATGGCTTCTGCGGCCCGAATGGGGATGGACGTCAATCTTGATCTGGTGAATCTCCGTGAACCAGATATGGAGGCCTGGGAGATCATCTGCTCGGAGAGTCAAGAGCGGATGCTTGCCCTTGTTAAACCTGAACGGGTCGAAACGGTCATAGCGACCTGCGCCAAGTGGGGTGTGGATGCGGTTCCTATCGGCAAGGTTGTGGAGGGTGACCGACTCCGTTTTTGGCGCAACGGGGTGCTTGAACACGATGTTCCGGCAGCATCACTTGCAGCCGATGGTCCGGTGTATCACCGGCCGATTGAGGCCTGGACGCACCCGAACGCTGATATTGATGTTGATGCTGATGCCCGAACCCAAAGCGCTGAGCTTGATACCGCGGCTATTACGGCCATGGCTGAACGGGTGTTGGCGAGTCCGAATATCACGGTTCCTAGTGAAGTGATCGAACAATATGACGCCATTGTGGGGCACGGTACCATCGCTGGGCCTGGCGGAGATGCGGCAGTATTGCGCTTACAACCTAACCATGTTCGTGGTGTGGCATTCTCAACAGATGGCAATGGTCGACTGTGTGCCCTAGACCCGCTCGTTGGTATTCGACGGGTGGTGGCTGAGTCAACTCGTAACGTAGCTTGCGTGGGAGCCGAACCGGTTGCGGCAACAAACTGTTTGAATTTCGGTTCACCAGAACGTCCTGAAATTATGGGTCAGTTCCAAGACACCATTACCGGCCTTGAAGAAGCCTGCGTAGCGCTTGGTACACCAATCACAGGCGGCAATGTGAGCTTTTATAACCAAACCGGTGATGCGGCCATTCATCCCACACCGGTTATGGGCATTATGGGCATCATTGATGACGTCCACAACGCCCGACCGTCGTTTGCACCTGAGTCGGGTATTTCTGTTGTGCTTATCGGTGATTTGCGTCCGGCAGACCAGGCCTTGGCCGGTTCTGAATGGGATTGGGTTGTCAACGGTCGAATCGCTGGCCGACCGGCTGATGTGGACCTCGACCGAGAGATAGCCCTGCAACGGCTACTACGCAGCTCAACGGCCATGCTCAGTGCCCACGACGTGAGCACTGGTGGGCTGGTCACCAGCTTGGTTGAAATCTTGCGTGCCCAAGACCCCCAACGGGTAGCGAACCCACGTGCTGCTCTTGGCCTTGACGTAACGGTTGATGTAGCCGATGAGGACCGCCTAGCGTTTTGGTTCGGTGAGGCGCCAACGCAGGTTGTGGTGACGACCCGTGACCTTGATGCCCTGACCGCTGATGTTGAAACGGCTGGCCTGGACCTCCTCGTCTTAGGGACAACTTCTGAATCTAGTCGCCTGGTCGGCCCTGGTTTGGACTTAGCCCTATAA
- a CDS encoding VOC family protein, protein MITFTTVELYSSSAAQSAEFISKLSDYEQTFYGDDYVDIHANDGFTIAFNTTQNPRPPLAIFQVKDLEAMRAKVIDIGGEITVEPFDFPGGRRFQFREPGRNELAFWVSNAQ, encoded by the coding sequence ATGATCACGTTTACAACCGTTGAACTGTACTCATCTTCTGCCGCACAATCGGCCGAATTCATATCGAAACTATCCGACTACGAGCAAACCTTTTATGGTGACGATTACGTAGATATTCATGCAAATGATGGTTTCACCATTGCATTCAATACAACCCAAAACCCACGCCCACCTCTCGCTATTTTTCAGGTAAAGGATTTGGAGGCCATGCGCGCCAAGGTTATTGATATAGGTGGAGAGATAACTGTTGAGCCTTTTGATTTTCCAGGTGGCCGCCGTTTCCAATTCCGTGAGCCAGGCCGTAATGAGCTTGCTTTTTGGGTTAGTAACGCCCAATAG
- the purQ gene encoding phosphoribosylformylglycinamidine synthase subunit PurQ — translation MGTASHKAELPISPVNLRIGVITFPGTCDDRDAAYAVELLGCEAVPLWYQDTDLKGVDGVIVPGGFSFGDYLRCGAISRFAPIMDALRDFADNGGRVLGICNGFQILTEAGLLPGALTRNVNMHFRHRIVHLKNAQGKVHAIWLKSGEGRYIHPDIEALDAAGQVWLRYVNPDGSAAREGDDANPNGAMGAIAGVKNAQGNVAGLMPHPEHSVDPALGGLVDGRDLILEHLVTPRLGTEDWVNGLLAAKE, via the coding sequence ATGGGCACCGCTTCCCACAAGGCGGAGCTGCCCATTTCCCCGGTTAATTTGCGTATCGGGGTGATCACTTTTCCTGGTACTTGTGATGACCGTGACGCTGCCTATGCGGTTGAACTCCTCGGATGTGAAGCTGTGCCGTTGTGGTACCAAGACACCGATCTCAAAGGTGTTGATGGGGTTATCGTTCCTGGTGGCTTTAGCTTTGGAGATTACCTACGCTGTGGGGCGATCAGCCGGTTTGCCCCCATCATGGACGCACTGCGTGACTTTGCTGACAATGGCGGGCGCGTGTTGGGTATTTGCAACGGCTTCCAGATCTTGACCGAAGCTGGTCTCTTACCCGGTGCATTAACTCGAAACGTGAATATGCATTTTCGCCATCGCATCGTGCATTTAAAAAATGCCCAAGGCAAGGTGCATGCGATTTGGCTTAAAAGTGGTGAAGGGCGCTATATCCATCCTGATATTGAGGCCTTAGATGCAGCTGGTCAGGTCTGGTTGCGTTATGTGAACCCAGATGGGTCTGCAGCACGTGAAGGTGACGATGCGAATCCGAACGGTGCGATGGGCGCGATTGCAGGCGTGAAGAATGCCCAAGGCAATGTTGCTGGTTTGATGCCCCACCCCGAACACAGTGTGGACCCCGCACTTGGGGGACTTGTTGATGGGCGTGACCTGATCTTGGAACACCTCGTTACCCCACGGTTGGGCACTGAAGATTGGGTGAATGGCCTGTTGGCGGCTAAGGAGTAG
- the hemL gene encoding glutamate-1-semialdehyde 2,1-aminomutase — protein sequence MTSPTKQNLSNAQWYARAKAVIPGGVNSPVRAWNGVGGTPAFLVSGRGATVTDAEGNEYLDYVMSWGPLILGHSHPALVAAATEAVMKGSSFGAPTPGEVELAEMVCASVPGVACFRAVSSGTEATMTAIRLARGYTGKSKLIKFIGHYHGHSDALLVSAGSGIATLGLPDSPGVTPGAAQDTLVVEWNNPQALKSVVAQYKNELAAIIYEPVACNMGCVPAIDGFHELIRSLATDAGALVIVDEVMTGFRLGKGGAVARFGLDADIVTFGKVIGGGYPLAGLGGRTDVMAYLAPTGPVYQAGTLSGNPVAVAAGLTQLKLLDDEVYTRLEALAQRLCDGLSAVFTEAGIPVQTPRVGSMFCLYFSDKPVQTMADANGADHARFGRFFHAMHDHGINLPPSGYEAWFVSSAHMEEDIDRTIEAAKVVAPLL from the coding sequence ATGACGAGCCCAACCAAACAGAACCTGTCAAATGCCCAATGGTATGCCCGAGCCAAAGCGGTCATACCTGGTGGGGTAAACAGCCCAGTACGAGCTTGGAATGGGGTAGGTGGCACGCCTGCATTTCTTGTTTCAGGGCGTGGTGCGACCGTTACAGATGCTGAAGGCAACGAATACTTGGACTACGTCATGAGCTGGGGCCCGCTGATTTTGGGCCACTCGCATCCGGCACTTGTCGCGGCCGCTACCGAAGCAGTTATGAAAGGGTCAAGTTTTGGGGCGCCAACCCCAGGGGAAGTCGAACTTGCCGAAATGGTGTGTGCTTCGGTACCCGGTGTTGCGTGTTTCAGAGCCGTATCGAGTGGCACTGAAGCCACGATGACGGCTATTCGTCTGGCCCGTGGATATACGGGCAAGTCAAAACTGATCAAGTTTATCGGCCACTATCACGGCCATTCTGATGCCCTATTAGTCAGCGCAGGGAGTGGCATAGCAACCCTTGGCCTGCCCGACAGCCCTGGAGTAACCCCGGGTGCTGCCCAAGACACCCTGGTTGTTGAATGGAATAACCCGCAAGCCCTTAAGTCAGTCGTGGCTCAATATAAGAATGAACTTGCAGCCATCATTTATGAGCCAGTGGCTTGCAATATGGGGTGTGTACCAGCTATTGATGGGTTCCACGAGTTGATCCGGTCACTTGCTACTGATGCTGGTGCCCTGGTGATTGTTGATGAGGTAATGACTGGGTTCCGCCTCGGTAAGGGTGGTGCAGTTGCTCGTTTTGGGCTGGATGCAGATATTGTCACCTTCGGGAAAGTTATCGGTGGAGGCTATCCCCTGGCTGGCCTGGGTGGTCGGACCGATGTGATGGCATATCTCGCTCCTACCGGCCCGGTCTATCAAGCTGGCACATTAAGTGGAAACCCCGTGGCTGTTGCGGCAGGGCTGACACAATTAAAGCTACTTGATGACGAGGTGTACACCCGATTAGAGGCGCTTGCACAACGGCTTTGCGACGGCCTCAGCGCCGTCTTTACCGAAGCGGGTATCCCTGTCCAAACCCCACGGGTAGGGTCGATGTTTTGCCTCTATTTTTCGGATAAACCCGTACAGACGATGGCTGATGCAAACGGAGCTGACCATGCTCGCTTTGGCCGTTTCTTTCATGCTATGCATGACCACGGCATCAATTTGCCACCAAGTGGCTATGAAGCTTGGTTTGTTTCTTCTGCGCATATGGAAGAAGACATCGATCGCACTATCGAAGCAGCAAAGGTCGTGGCACCGTTGCTCTAA
- a CDS encoding phosphoribosylaminoimidazolesuccinocarboxamide synthase yields the protein MGALPDVTALGSGKVRDLFAVGKDTLLLVASDRVSAFDEVLPTPIPGKGEVLTGITVFWLDFLDVPNHLLSTDPNTYGYGLDAFADILSGRSMLCRRADVIPIECVARGYLVGSGWAEYQASGSVCDVPLPSGLRVADRLPEPIFTPAYKAPAGEHDENISFEHMGDRVGEEIASDLRDLTLDLYQRAAAHCESRGIILADTKFEFGLIDGQIMLIDEVCTPDSSRFWPADQYEPGRDQASFDKQLVREWVREHGTSLPLPDDLVAQVQARYAEAYGRLTAPA from the coding sequence ATCGGCGCCCTACCTGATGTTACGGCCCTTGGCTCTGGCAAGGTTCGTGACCTATTTGCGGTAGGGAAGGATACGTTGTTACTTGTGGCGAGTGACCGGGTCAGCGCATTCGATGAAGTTCTCCCAACACCTATCCCAGGCAAGGGAGAGGTACTCACCGGTATTACGGTGTTTTGGCTGGATTTCCTTGATGTGCCCAACCATTTACTCTCAACGGACCCCAATACGTACGGCTACGGTCTTGACGCCTTTGCCGACATACTCTCTGGTCGTTCAATGCTCTGTCGGCGTGCCGACGTGATTCCTATTGAGTGTGTAGCTCGTGGCTATCTCGTTGGGAGTGGTTGGGCTGAGTACCAAGCGTCTGGTTCAGTTTGTGATGTACCTCTTCCGTCAGGGTTGCGCGTGGCTGATCGCTTACCAGAACCCATCTTCACCCCTGCATACAAAGCACCAGCGGGCGAACATGACGAAAATATTTCATTTGAACACATGGGCGACCGTGTTGGTGAGGAAATAGCTTCCGATTTGCGTGACCTTACCTTGGACCTCTACCAGCGTGCGGCAGCTCACTGTGAATCACGCGGCATCATCCTTGCTGACACAAAATTCGAGTTTGGGCTGATCGATGGGCAGATTATGTTGATTGATGAAGTCTGTACACCTGACTCAAGCCGATTTTGGCCGGCCGACCAATATGAACCAGGACGTGACCAGGCCTCATTTGATAAGCAGTTAGTGCGTGAGTGGGTTCGTGAGCATGGCACATCGTTGCCGCTGCCCGATGACCTTGTTGCCCAAGTTCAAGCTCGGTATGCCGAAGCGTATGGGCGCTTAACTGCACCGGCGTAA
- the cobA gene encoding uroporphyrinogen-III C-methyltransferase, translating to MMAGIEELGGTPAVPGTVYLVGSGPGAPGLVTARAAKLLATATFVAYDRLASAEARALCPPECEQVFVGKRPDYHALKQEGINDLIVQKAQEGHAVVRFKGGDPFVFGRGSEEALACLEAGVPFEVVPGISSSVAAPAFAGIPVTHRGLAHGFAVITGHEDPDGQDDPVNWPNLATFPGTLCVLMGVAHLEQIANGLMRGGKSADTPVALVRWGTLSRQAVLRSTLGEVAHEVARTGFRPPAVTVIGPVAALADQLTWFTDRPLHGRRVLVPRTRQDSSVVSMKLRALGADVVIAPTIQILPALNPEPMRRALHSLSTYGAIALTSRNAVRALFNGLADEGFDGRALAGLRLVVVGPGTAEELATHSIMADLIAPRATAEALARAISNDPDFPRDKPVLAPLADIAGPTLAEGLRENGFEVHDVEAYRTVPAYELPPGVAEDLAKGRIDAVACSSSSTIRNLVALSPDGIAASVKLVAIGPSTAATIEDLGYQPAAIAHRHDVDGLVAALIETLTSA from the coding sequence ATGATGGCAGGAATTGAGGAGCTTGGAGGTACCCCAGCGGTACCTGGAACGGTGTACCTCGTGGGAAGTGGACCAGGTGCACCGGGGCTTGTCACGGCCCGAGCAGCCAAGTTATTGGCTACGGCGACCTTCGTTGCGTACGACCGCTTAGCTTCCGCCGAAGCTCGTGCCCTGTGCCCGCCTGAATGTGAGCAAGTATTTGTTGGCAAACGTCCGGACTATCACGCCCTTAAACAAGAAGGTATCAATGACCTGATTGTGCAAAAAGCCCAAGAAGGTCATGCCGTGGTGCGGTTTAAGGGTGGCGACCCGTTTGTATTTGGACGCGGAAGTGAAGAAGCCTTGGCCTGCCTTGAGGCTGGGGTGCCATTTGAAGTTGTACCGGGGATTAGCTCATCGGTTGCTGCGCCAGCGTTTGCCGGTATTCCTGTTACCCATCGTGGGTTGGCCCACGGCTTTGCGGTGATTACGGGACACGAAGACCCAGACGGCCAGGATGACCCAGTCAACTGGCCCAATTTGGCAACGTTCCCGGGCACCCTTTGTGTCTTGATGGGCGTAGCACACCTTGAACAGATTGCGAATGGGCTCATGCGTGGTGGCAAGTCGGCTGATACGCCCGTTGCACTCGTGCGGTGGGGTACATTGAGCCGTCAGGCTGTACTGCGGTCTACCCTGGGAGAAGTTGCACATGAAGTAGCGCGGACGGGGTTTCGGCCGCCTGCGGTAACCGTGATTGGACCAGTGGCAGCCTTGGCAGATCAATTGACGTGGTTTACTGACCGTCCCCTTCACGGGCGACGTGTACTTGTGCCGCGTACACGCCAAGATTCCAGCGTCGTATCTATGAAGCTTCGTGCCTTGGGTGCGGATGTGGTGATTGCACCAACAATTCAGATTTTGCCCGCACTGAACCCTGAACCAATGCGGAGGGCACTCCATTCGCTTTCTACCTACGGGGCAATTGCATTAACGAGTCGGAATGCGGTCCGTGCGCTGTTCAACGGGCTTGCTGATGAAGGATTTGATGGCCGGGCCCTTGCCGGGCTGCGCCTAGTTGTGGTTGGACCTGGAACGGCAGAAGAGCTGGCCACCCATTCGATTATGGCTGATCTTATTGCACCACGAGCAACGGCGGAGGCACTTGCGCGTGCGATCAGCAATGACCCGGATTTCCCGCGGGATAAACCAGTTTTGGCACCGCTTGCAGATATTGCGGGGCCAACGTTGGCAGAAGGGTTACGCGAGAATGGGTTTGAGGTACACGATGTAGAGGCCTATCGCACCGTGCCTGCCTACGAGCTTCCACCTGGTGTGGCCGAAGATTTGGCGAAAGGGCGCATTGATGCAGTGGCCTGTTCATCTTCATCAACGATTCGCAATCTTGTGGCACTGTCCCCAGACGGTATCGCTGCGTCGGTCAAACTCGTTGCCATTGGACCCTCTACCGCAGCCACCATTGAGGACCTGGGCTACCAGCCTGCAGCTATAGCACACCGCCATGATGTTGACGGCCTTGTAGCCGCCTTGATCGAAACGTTGACCAGTGCATAA
- the purS gene encoding phosphoribosylformylglycinamidine synthase subunit PurS has translation MPKVNVNVMLKREILDPAGQAVERNLPKMGLDGVNTVRIGKRIELDIDDSVADPVALATKVASQLLANEVLETFEVEH, from the coding sequence ATGCCCAAGGTGAATGTCAACGTCATGCTTAAACGCGAAATCTTGGACCCGGCCGGTCAAGCTGTGGAACGGAACCTTCCCAAGATGGGACTGGATGGCGTGAATACGGTGCGCATTGGTAAGCGCATTGAATTAGATATTGATGATTCGGTCGCAGATCCTGTAGCCCTTGCGACGAAGGTGGCCAGCCAGTTATTGGCCAATGAAGTGCTTGAGACCTTTGAGGTTGAGCACTAA